A region from the Streptomyces lydicus genome encodes:
- a CDS encoding TIGR03086 family metal-binding protein, with the protein MGDPTVDGMYEDGTGLLTIGALARLTGIPVKTIRNWSDQDLLPPAARTPAGYRLYGADAPARLEIVRSLRDLGIGLAAIRSVLHRECTVAETAAQCADALDAQIRTLQLQRAVLRSVATRGSAAEELPTMTELARLSDQERRRIITDFVEDALDGVHAPAYRRGLLAAVPDLPDDPTPEQIDAWTALTALVRGPELRAALRRLAEYSARTGPAASEPRAASGAHTAGETTPAAPEQAEQEQAAQERVALEQAAQQQAAVRVAELMRLRGEEAVTAGIAPDSPAAEPFLAELIAAWLPTQAGTADPPDGDGPQARGRLLEQLKTAAEPAVERYWQLLCTVTGRPAPPRWDLAGTWTAAALRAHPRPYELDRSAFDGTGPDRVMHAYEQVIRDVSALVAAVRPKDLDLPTPCAGWRVRQLLDHMVWENLMAASIAEDAPRTDHTADHLGDDHRAAFEDSARAALAAFTHSGMLRRTFGPYEAPGAMLVQQVVVELLAHGWDLARATGAPTVLAPAVAEETLAAARRIYGAAPRTEGGSFAPERPAPPGANATDRLAAFLGRDPALPGHDQVAPGRAPA; encoded by the coding sequence CGCGGACGCCCCGGCCCGCCTGGAGATCGTGCGCAGCCTGCGCGACCTGGGCATCGGGCTGGCGGCGATCCGCTCCGTGCTGCACCGCGAGTGCACCGTCGCCGAGACGGCCGCGCAGTGCGCGGACGCCCTGGACGCACAGATCCGGACTCTGCAACTGCAGCGCGCCGTGCTGCGCTCGGTGGCCACGCGGGGGAGCGCAGCAGAGGAGCTGCCGACCATGACCGAACTGGCCCGCCTGTCGGACCAAGAACGCCGCCGCATCATCACGGACTTCGTCGAGGACGCCCTCGACGGTGTGCACGCCCCCGCCTACCGCCGCGGTCTGCTGGCCGCCGTCCCCGATCTCCCCGACGACCCCACCCCCGAGCAGATCGACGCCTGGACCGCACTGACCGCCCTGGTCCGGGGGCCGGAACTACGGGCGGCGCTGCGCCGGCTGGCCGAGTACAGCGCGCGCACCGGGCCGGCCGCGAGTGAGCCGCGTGCCGCGAGCGGGGCCCACACCGCGGGGGAGACGACCCCGGCCGCACCGGAACAAGCCGAGCAGGAGCAGGCCGCGCAGGAACGAGTCGCACTGGAACAAGCCGCGCAGCAACAGGCCGCGGTGCGCGTCGCGGAGCTGATGCGGCTGCGCGGAGAGGAGGCCGTCACGGCCGGCATCGCCCCCGACTCCCCGGCCGCGGAGCCCTTCCTCGCCGAGCTGATCGCCGCCTGGCTCCCCACCCAGGCCGGCACCGCAGACCCGCCCGACGGTGACGGTCCGCAGGCCCGCGGCCGGCTGCTGGAGCAACTGAAGACCGCCGCCGAGCCGGCCGTCGAGCGCTACTGGCAGCTGCTGTGCACCGTCACCGGCCGGCCCGCCCCGCCCCGCTGGGACCTCGCGGGCACCTGGACCGCGGCCGCACTGCGCGCCCACCCCCGGCCGTACGAACTGGACCGGTCCGCGTTCGACGGCACCGGTCCGGACCGGGTGATGCACGCCTACGAGCAGGTGATCCGGGACGTGTCCGCGCTGGTCGCCGCCGTACGGCCGAAGGACCTGGATCTGCCGACACCGTGCGCGGGGTGGCGCGTACGGCAGTTGCTCGACCACATGGTGTGGGAGAACCTGATGGCCGCCTCGATCGCCGAGGACGCCCCGCGCACCGACCACACCGCCGACCACCTCGGCGACGATCACCGCGCCGCCTTCGAGGACTCGGCGCGTGCCGCCCTCGCCGCCTTCACCCACAGCGGGATGCTCCGGCGCACCTTCGGTCCCTACGAGGCGCCCGGCGCGATGCTCGTCCAGCAGGTGGTGGTCGAACTCCTCGCCCACGGCTGGGACCTGGCCCGGGCGACGGGCGCACCGACCGTTCTGGCACCCGCGGTGGCCGAGGAGACCCTGGCGGCGGCCCGCCGGATCTACGGCGCCGCGCCGCGCACCGAGGGCGGCTCGTTCGCCCCCGAACGCCCCGCCCCGCCCGGCGCGAACGCCACGGACCGGCTGGCGGCCTTCCTCGGCCGCGACCCGGCCCTCCCCGGCCACGACCAGGTTGCCCCCGGCCGCGCCCCGGCCTGA